A region of Bradyrhizobium sp. SZCCHNS1050 DNA encodes the following proteins:
- a CDS encoding substrate-binding domain-containing protein codes for MLSTGSVTAGRLRLPPSLLFRSPPRRAGLPALAPFDPDRIQRRGSQNRLRIGNFLTFSGSPGIWGPAATNSALLAVSDINRHGGILGREIELSFYDSGGPADEVAERARDALEFDDIDVVMGSHISAVRLALRRLTRGRIPYVYTPVYEGGERTPGVMAIGETPHSQTRPAIHWLAENKRARRWYLIGSDYVWPWQSHLQTKTFITEAGGQVVGEEFVPVGEDDHEAHLARIRAARPDVVLISLIGTDSITFNRAFGESGLAATTLRLAGAVDETVLLGIGADNTENLYSASGYFSCIGSKANDAFMSRYTAMFGADAPPVGSVGQSNYEGLRFLKAAAERAGSLSLRPLAAAGRNIVYSGARGEVTIRQGRAGMAMHLAAADGLDFKIIRTF; via the coding sequence GTGCTCTCGACAGGATCTGTCACGGCCGGGCGTCTCCGTCTGCCGCCATCCCTGCTGTTCAGGAGCCCGCCCCGGCGGGCCGGCCTTCCTGCACTCGCCCCCTTCGATCCTGACCGTATCCAGCGGCGCGGCTCCCAGAACAGGCTGCGCATTGGCAACTTCCTCACCTTCTCCGGGTCACCCGGCATCTGGGGGCCGGCCGCGACCAACAGCGCGCTGCTCGCGGTGTCCGACATCAACCGCCACGGTGGCATTCTCGGGCGCGAGATCGAGTTGTCGTTCTACGATTCCGGCGGGCCGGCGGACGAGGTGGCCGAGCGCGCGAGGGACGCGCTCGAATTCGACGACATCGACGTGGTCATGGGCTCGCATATCAGCGCGGTGAGGCTGGCGCTGCGCCGGCTCACCCGCGGGCGCATCCCGTATGTGTATACGCCGGTCTATGAAGGCGGCGAGCGCACGCCCGGCGTGATGGCGATCGGCGAGACGCCGCACAGCCAGACGCGCCCCGCCATCCACTGGCTGGCGGAGAACAAGCGCGCCCGGCGCTGGTATCTGATCGGCAGCGACTATGTCTGGCCGTGGCAGTCGCACCTCCAGACCAAGACCTTCATCACCGAGGCCGGCGGCCAGGTGGTCGGCGAGGAGTTCGTGCCGGTGGGCGAGGATGATCACGAGGCGCATCTGGCGCGGATTCGCGCCGCCAGGCCCGATGTCGTGCTGATCTCGCTGATCGGCACCGACAGCATTACCTTCAATCGCGCCTTCGGCGAGTCGGGCCTCGCCGCGACCACGCTGCGTCTCGCCGGCGCGGTGGACGAAACGGTGCTGCTCGGCATCGGCGCCGACAACACCGAGAACCTGTATTCGGCCTCCGGCTATTTCAGCTGCATCGGCTCCAAGGCCAATGACGCGTTCATGAGCCGCTACACCGCGATGTTCGGCGCCGATGCGCCGCCGGTCGGATCGGTCGGCCAGTCGAACTACGAGGGCCTGCGCTTTCTCAAGGCGGCCGCCGAGCGCGCCGGCTCGCTGTCCCTGCGACCGCTCGCTGCCGCCGGCCGCAACATCGTCTATTCCGGCGCGCGCGGCGAGGTGACGATCCGGCAGGGCCGCGCCGGCATGGCGATGCATCTCGCCGCGGCCGACGGGCTCGACTTCAAGATCATCCGAACGTTCTGA